One segment of Streptomyces sp. YIM 121038 DNA contains the following:
- a CDS encoding PucR family transcriptional regulator, with translation MAESSPPPSAPPPTPPSPSAPRPPAPPTPPVPLAALLAREGLGLRQIAGPDAAAADIHWVHTSEMADPYPYLLGGELLLTAGVHVPDAAAAGPLLDTYVSRIVAAGGAALGFGVAPVHDTVPRALVEACDRHGLPLLEVPPQTTFSGVARAVWQLMAEARHTELRRVAQAQQGLAAAAARPDPVPALLRQLATRLDGYAVLHTADGTPAQSAGTPPDAAALAALDRLAGVVLHPAEPRPAPASGTDTVGATHLAAYALAGPQGLALGVATPRREPGDHTVAQVAAVLLALLTAPHQGATESARSAALVRLLLGAGPDEVAPLLGADRWTVVHARVQRGSGTPAPTPAALATALGSTLVDPAAEATTLLLPADREVTAQRGWTLGVSAPAAAGALAAADAQAARAVRRAEATRVPLVRHRETGLAALVVPAEADAHARVLLAPLGGSAALTETLRTWLSLHGSWDRTASALSVHRNTVRQRVARCAALLDADLDDPDVRMELWFALNRPV, from the coding sequence TCCCGCTGGCCGCCCTGCTCGCGCGCGAAGGCCTCGGCCTGCGCCAGATCGCGGGCCCGGACGCGGCGGCCGCCGACATCCACTGGGTGCACACCTCGGAGATGGCCGACCCCTACCCGTACCTCCTGGGCGGCGAGCTGCTCCTGACCGCCGGGGTGCACGTGCCGGACGCGGCGGCCGCCGGGCCGCTCCTCGACACGTACGTGTCCCGCATCGTGGCGGCGGGCGGCGCGGCCCTCGGCTTCGGCGTCGCCCCCGTGCACGACACCGTGCCGCGCGCGCTGGTGGAGGCCTGCGACCGCCACGGCCTGCCGCTGCTCGAAGTGCCGCCGCAGACGACGTTCAGCGGGGTCGCGCGGGCCGTGTGGCAGCTGATGGCGGAGGCCAGGCACACCGAGCTGCGCCGCGTCGCCCAGGCCCAGCAGGGCCTCGCGGCGGCCGCCGCCCGGCCCGACCCGGTGCCCGCGCTGCTGCGGCAGCTGGCCACGCGCCTCGACGGGTACGCGGTCCTGCACACCGCCGACGGCACGCCCGCCCAGAGCGCGGGCACCCCGCCGGACGCGGCGGCCCTGGCCGCCCTCGACCGGCTCGCCGGGGTCGTGCTGCACCCGGCCGAACCCCGCCCTGCCCCCGCCTCCGGCACGGACACCGTCGGCGCCACCCACCTCGCCGCGTACGCGCTCGCCGGGCCGCAGGGCCTGGCCCTCGGCGTCGCGACGCCGCGCCGCGAGCCGGGCGACCACACCGTCGCCCAGGTCGCCGCCGTCCTGCTCGCCCTGCTCACCGCGCCCCACCAGGGCGCCACCGAGTCCGCGCGCTCCGCGGCCCTGGTCCGGCTGCTGCTCGGCGCGGGCCCGGACGAGGTGGCGCCCCTGCTCGGCGCCGACCGCTGGACCGTGGTCCACGCGCGGGTGCAGCGCGGCTCCGGCACGCCGGCGCCCACCCCCGCGGCCCTGGCCACGGCGCTCGGCAGCACCCTCGTGGACCCCGCGGCCGAGGCCACCACGCTGCTGCTGCCCGCCGACCGCGAGGTCACCGCGCAGCGCGGCTGGACCCTCGGGGTGTCCGCGCCCGCCGCCGCCGGGGCCCTCGCCGCCGCCGACGCGCAGGCCGCGCGGGCCGTGCGCAGGGCCGAGGCGACCCGCGTCCCGCTGGTGCGGCACCGGGAGACGGGTCTGGCCGCCCTGGTCGTGCCCGCCGAGGCCGACGCCCACGCGCGCGTGCTGCTCGCTCCGCTCGGCGGCAGCGCGGCCCTCACCGAGACGCTGCGCACCTGGCTCTCCCTGCACGGCAGTTGGGACCGCACGGCGAGCGCCCTGTCCGTGCACCGCAACACCGTGCGCCAGCGCGTCGCCCGCTGCGCCGCCCTGCTGGACGCCGACCTGGACGACCCGGACGTACGCATGGAGCTGTGGTTCGCCTTGAACCGCCCCGTCTGA
- a CDS encoding phosphatase: MPTPTRAALVDHLVRTRIAGDVATPRENNLDHYRKLANGDRHYWLGLELDDRWSDEQDVLAVMAERCGVIDDPLHRQGQDTIDPELTVDALERMAGRLRKAAGAKERVLFATGHPGGLLDVHRATAAALRAAGCEVVVIPDGLTADEGFVFQFADVAVLERGATLWHTHSPEPMNAVLDGLLRAERPLPDLVVADHGWAGRAGQRGIDAVGYADCNDPALFIAEAEGTLQVTVPLDDHVTSPRFYDPMTAYLLDAAGLPQA; the protein is encoded by the coding sequence ATGCCGACACCGACCCGCGCAGCGCTCGTAGACCACCTCGTCCGCACCCGCATAGCGGGCGACGTGGCCACGCCCCGCGAGAACAACCTCGACCACTACCGCAAGCTCGCGAACGGCGACCGTCACTACTGGCTCGGCCTGGAGCTCGACGACCGCTGGAGCGACGAGCAGGACGTGCTCGCGGTGATGGCCGAGCGCTGCGGCGTGATCGACGACCCGCTGCACCGCCAGGGCCAGGACACCATCGACCCGGAGCTGACGGTCGACGCCCTGGAGCGGATGGCGGGCCGGCTGCGCAAGGCCGCCGGTGCCAAGGAGCGCGTCCTGTTCGCGACCGGCCACCCCGGCGGCCTGCTCGACGTGCACCGGGCGACGGCGGCCGCGCTGCGCGCGGCGGGCTGCGAGGTCGTCGTCATCCCCGACGGCCTGACGGCGGACGAGGGCTTCGTCTTCCAGTTCGCGGACGTGGCGGTCCTGGAGCGCGGCGCGACGCTGTGGCACACGCACTCGCCGGAGCCGATGAACGCGGTCCTCGACGGCCTCCTGCGCGCCGAGCGCCCCCTGCCGGACCTGGTCGTCGCTGACCACGGCTGGGCGGGCCGCGCGGGCCAGCGCGGCATCGACGCCGTCGGCTACGCGGACTGCAACGACCCGGCCCTGTTCATCGCGGAGGCCGAGGGCACGCTCCAGGTGACGGTCCCCCTGGACGACCACGTGACGAGCCCGCGCTTCTACGACCCGATGACGGCCTACCTGCTCGACGCGGCGGGCCTGCCGCAGGCCTGA
- a CDS encoding acyl-CoA thioesterase II: MSEENGANGARGPLADLLALLDLERVEQDIFRGVSRSALVPRVFGGQVAAQALVAAGRTVPDDSSPSSRLRSSRGGPTAHSLHAYFLRPGDPGAPIVYTVDRIRDGRSFTTRRVVAVQHGQPIFHLSASFQAYEEGLEHQVGMPAAPDPETLPTAADALPLHLPPDVARRLVEARAAVDLRYADLPPWGTVGRPREPRSQVWFRTNGKLEGEHAGSLLHLCLATYVSDMTLLDSVLLAHGRGGWAVGDVVGASLDHAMWFHRPFRADEWLLYDQESPSAGGGRGLGQGRIWTRDGRLAVTVIQEGVVRVPRP, encoded by the coding sequence ATGAGCGAGGAGAACGGGGCCAACGGCGCTCGCGGCCCCCTGGCCGACCTGCTCGCCCTGCTCGACCTGGAGCGGGTCGAGCAGGACATCTTCCGCGGGGTGAGCCGCTCCGCCCTGGTGCCGCGCGTCTTCGGCGGGCAGGTCGCGGCCCAGGCCCTGGTCGCGGCGGGCCGCACCGTACCGGACGACAGTTCCCCAAGCTCTCGGCTTCGCTCGAGCAGGGGAGGCCCCACTGCCCACTCCCTGCACGCCTACTTCCTGCGCCCCGGCGACCCCGGCGCGCCCATCGTCTACACCGTCGACCGCATCCGCGACGGGCGCTCCTTCACCACGCGCCGCGTCGTCGCCGTGCAGCACGGCCAGCCGATCTTCCATCTGTCGGCGTCGTTCCAGGCGTACGAGGAGGGGCTCGAACACCAGGTGGGGATGCCCGCGGCGCCCGACCCGGAGACGCTGCCCACGGCCGCCGACGCGCTGCCGCTGCACCTGCCGCCGGACGTCGCCCGGCGGCTGGTCGAGGCACGCGCCGCCGTCGACCTGCGGTACGCGGACCTGCCGCCGTGGGGCACGGTGGGACGCCCCCGGGAGCCGCGCTCCCAGGTCTGGTTCCGCACGAACGGCAAGCTGGAGGGGGAGCACGCGGGGTCGCTGCTCCACCTGTGCCTGGCCACCTACGTGTCCGACATGACGCTGCTCGACTCGGTGCTGCTCGCGCACGGGCGCGGCGGCTGGGCCGTCGGGGACGTCGTGGGCGCGTCGCTGGACCACGCGATGTGGTTCCACCGGCCCTTCCGGGCGGACGAGTGGCTCCTGTACGACCAGGAGTCCCCGTCGGCGGGCGGCGGCAGGGGCCTCGGCCAGGGCCGCATCTGGACCCGGGACGGCAGGCTCGCCGTCACCGTCATCCAGGAGGGCGTCGTCCGGGTGCCGAGGCCCTAG
- a CDS encoding acyl-CoA dehydrogenase family protein yields the protein MRRTVFNEDHEAFRETVRAFIEAEVVPVYDDWYAAGQAPRDFYYKLAELGVFGIRVEEEFGGAGIDSHKFEAVMYEETARAGVSFGGSGVHVLLGLPYIQMLATDEQKKRFLPKFVSGEEMWALAMTEPGTGSDVAGMKTTAKLSADGTHYVLNGAKTFITGGVHADRVIVCARTAAPREDDRRFGISLFAVDTKAAGYSVGRKLDKLGLKVSDTAELAFVDVEVPVEDLLGEENKGFAYLGHNLASERWGIAFGAYAQAKAAVRFAKEYVQERTVFGKSVASFQNTKFELAACQAEVDAAEAVADRALEALDAGELTPAEAASAKLFCTEVAHRVIDRCLQLHGGYGFMNEYPIARLYADNRVNRIYGGTSEVMKMIIAKSMGL from the coding sequence GTGCGGCGTACCGTCTTCAACGAGGACCACGAGGCATTCCGGGAGACCGTCCGGGCCTTCATCGAGGCCGAGGTCGTGCCGGTGTACGACGACTGGTACGCGGCGGGCCAGGCGCCCCGCGACTTCTACTACAAGCTCGCCGAGCTCGGCGTCTTCGGCATCCGCGTCGAGGAGGAGTTCGGCGGCGCGGGCATCGACTCGCACAAGTTCGAGGCCGTCATGTACGAGGAGACGGCCCGCGCGGGCGTCTCCTTCGGCGGCTCCGGCGTGCACGTGCTCCTCGGCCTGCCGTACATCCAGATGCTCGCCACCGACGAGCAGAAGAAGCGCTTCCTGCCCAAGTTCGTCTCCGGCGAGGAGATGTGGGCGCTCGCCATGACCGAGCCGGGCACCGGCTCCGACGTCGCGGGCATGAAGACCACGGCCAAGCTCTCCGCGGACGGCACGCACTACGTCCTCAACGGCGCCAAGACCTTCATCACCGGCGGCGTGCACGCCGACCGCGTGATCGTCTGCGCCCGCACCGCGGCCCCGCGCGAGGACGACCGCCGCTTCGGCATCTCCCTCTTCGCGGTGGACACCAAGGCCGCGGGCTACTCGGTGGGCCGCAAGCTCGACAAGCTCGGCCTGAAGGTCTCCGACACGGCCGAGCTGGCCTTCGTCGACGTCGAGGTGCCCGTCGAGGACCTGCTCGGCGAGGAGAACAAGGGCTTCGCCTACCTCGGCCACAACCTGGCGTCCGAGCGCTGGGGCATCGCCTTCGGTGCCTACGCGCAGGCCAAGGCCGCCGTCCGGTTCGCCAAGGAGTACGTCCAGGAGCGCACGGTCTTCGGCAAGTCCGTCGCCTCCTTCCAGAACACCAAGTTCGAGCTGGCCGCCTGCCAGGCCGAGGTGGACGCCGCCGAGGCCGTCGCCGACCGCGCCCTCGAAGCCCTGGACGCGGGCGAGCTGACCCCGGCCGAGGCCGCGTCCGCGAAGCTCTTCTGCACCGAGGTCGCGCACCGCGTCATCGACCGCTGCCTCCAGCTCCACGGCGGCTACGGCTTCATGAACGAGTACCCGATCGCCCGCCTGTACGCCGACAACCGCGTCAACCGCATCTACGGCGGCACCAGCGAGGTCATGAAGATGATCATCGCGAAGTCGATGGGTCTGTAA
- a CDS encoding TetR/AcrR family transcriptional regulator has protein sequence MATRTDAPTRREQILKEAARLFAERGFHGVGVDEIGAAVGISGPGLYRHFPGKDAMLAELLVGISERLLTGGKRRSAEAAGSPVAALDSLIEGHIDFALDDRPLITLHDRELDRLRDSDRKMVRQLQRQYVELWVATVREVYPGLAEVEARASVHAVFGLLNSTPHLGRPGSLPDREAMADLLHRLARGALAAAGVSSPSRGHLPAP, from the coding sequence ATGGCCACCAGGACCGACGCCCCCACCCGCCGCGAGCAGATCCTCAAGGAGGCCGCCCGGCTCTTCGCCGAGCGCGGTTTCCACGGGGTCGGCGTGGACGAGATAGGAGCCGCCGTCGGCATCAGCGGCCCCGGTCTGTACCGCCACTTCCCGGGCAAGGACGCGATGCTCGCCGAGCTGCTCGTCGGCATCAGCGAACGGCTGCTCACCGGGGGCAAGCGCCGGTCCGCGGAGGCCGCGGGCTCGCCCGTCGCCGCCCTGGACTCGCTCATCGAGGGCCACATCGACTTCGCCCTGGACGACCGCCCGCTCATCACTCTCCACGACCGCGAGCTGGACCGCCTGCGGGACAGCGACCGCAAGATGGTGCGCCAGCTCCAGCGGCAGTACGTGGAGCTGTGGGTGGCCACCGTCCGGGAGGTGTATCCGGGGCTCGCCGAGGTGGAGGCGCGCGCGTCCGTGCACGCGGTCTTCGGCCTGCTGAACTCGACCCCGCACCTGGGCAGACCGGGCTCCCTGCCCGACCGCGAGGCGATGGCGGACCTGCTGCACAGGCTGGCCCGCGGGGCGCTGGCGGCGGCGGGGGTATCAAGCCCGTCGAGGGGGCACCTCCCTGCTCCTTAA
- a CDS encoding carboxyl transferase domain-containing protein, translated as MQQAPVLTSAADPASDAWRANESAHAALVAELRGKLAAARLGGGERARQRHVARGKLLPRDRVDALLDAGSPFLELAPLAADGMYGGDAPAAGVIAGIGRVSGRDCVIVANDATVKGGTYYPMTVKKHLRAQEIALENRLPCLYLVDSGGAFLPMQDEVFPDREHFGRIFYNQARMSGAGIPQIAAVLGSCTAGGAYVPAMSDEAVIVRGQGTIFLGGPPLVKAATGEVVTAEELGGGEVHSRVSGVTDHLAEDDPHALRIVRTIVSTLPARGELPWEVRPVEEPKVDPLGLYGAVPVDSRTPYDVREVIARVVDGSRFAEFKAEYGQTLVTGFAHIHGHPVGIVANNGILFSESAQKGAHFIELCDQRGIPLVFLQNISGFMVGKDYEAGGIAKHGAKMVTAVACARVPKLTVVVGGSYGAGNYSMCGRAYSPRFLWMWPNAKISVMGGEQAASVLATVKRDQLEARGEPWSQEDEEAFKAPVRAQYEQQGSAYYATARLWDDGVIDPLETRQVLGLALTACAGAPLGERGFGVFRM; from the coding sequence ATGCAACAGGCACCGGTCCTCACGAGCGCGGCGGACCCCGCGTCGGACGCCTGGCGGGCGAACGAGTCGGCGCACGCCGCGCTGGTGGCCGAGCTGCGCGGCAAGCTCGCCGCCGCCCGGCTCGGCGGCGGCGAGCGCGCCCGGCAGCGGCACGTGGCGCGCGGCAAGCTGCTGCCGCGCGACCGCGTCGACGCGCTGCTCGACGCGGGCTCGCCGTTCCTGGAGCTGGCCCCGCTCGCGGCGGACGGGATGTACGGCGGCGACGCCCCGGCGGCCGGCGTCATCGCGGGCATCGGCAGGGTCAGCGGCCGCGACTGCGTGATCGTGGCCAACGACGCCACCGTCAAGGGCGGCACGTACTACCCGATGACGGTCAAGAAGCACCTGCGGGCCCAGGAGATCGCCCTGGAGAACCGCCTGCCGTGTCTGTACCTGGTGGACTCCGGCGGCGCCTTCCTGCCCATGCAGGACGAGGTGTTCCCCGACCGCGAGCACTTCGGGCGGATCTTCTACAACCAGGCCCGGATGTCCGGCGCGGGCATCCCGCAGATCGCGGCGGTCCTCGGCTCCTGCACCGCCGGCGGGGCGTACGTCCCGGCGATGAGCGACGAGGCCGTCATCGTCCGCGGCCAGGGCACGATCTTCCTGGGCGGCCCGCCCCTGGTGAAGGCGGCCACCGGCGAGGTCGTCACGGCCGAGGAGCTCGGCGGCGGCGAGGTCCACTCCCGCGTCTCCGGCGTCACCGACCACCTCGCGGAGGACGACCCGCACGCACTGCGCATCGTGCGCACCATCGTCTCCACGCTCCCCGCGCGCGGGGAGCTGCCCTGGGAGGTGCGGCCCGTCGAGGAGCCGAAGGTCGACCCCCTCGGTCTGTACGGCGCGGTGCCGGTGGACTCCCGCACCCCGTACGACGTGCGCGAGGTCATCGCGCGCGTGGTCGACGGCTCCCGCTTCGCCGAGTTCAAGGCGGAGTACGGCCAGACGCTCGTCACCGGCTTCGCACACATCCACGGCCACCCGGTGGGGATCGTCGCCAACAACGGCATCCTGTTCTCGGAGTCCGCCCAGAAGGGCGCCCACTTCATCGAGCTGTGCGACCAGCGCGGCATCCCGCTGGTGTTCCTCCAGAACATCTCCGGCTTCATGGTCGGCAAGGACTACGAGGCGGGCGGCATCGCCAAGCACGGCGCCAAGATGGTCACCGCCGTGGCCTGCGCCCGCGTGCCCAAGCTGACCGTGGTGGTCGGCGGTTCGTACGGAGCGGGCAACTACTCCATGTGCGGCCGGGCCTACTCGCCCCGCTTCCTGTGGATGTGGCCGAACGCCAAGATCTCCGTGATGGGTGGCGAGCAGGCCGCTTCGGTGCTCGCCACCGTCAAGCGCGACCAGCTCGAAGCGCGCGGCGAGCCGTGGTCGCAGGAGGACGAGGAGGCCTTCAAGGCCCCCGTCCGCGCGCAGTACGAACAGCAGGGCAGCGCCTACTACGCCACGGCACGCCTGTGGGACGACGGCGTCATCGACCCGCTGGAGACCCGCCAGGTGCTCGGCCTGGCCCTGACCGCGTGTGCCGGTGCGCCCCTGGGCGAACGCGGCTTCGGCGTCTTCCGGATGTGA
- a CDS encoding biotin carboxylase N-terminal domain-containing protein, which yields MFETVLVANRGEIAVRVIRTLRSLGVRSVAVFSDADADARHVREADTAVRLGPAPASESYLSVERLLAAAAASGARAVHPGYGFLAENAAFAQACADAGLVFIGPPAAAIDLMGDKIRAKETVRAAGVPVVPGSSGSGLTDAQLTAAAREIGTPVLLKPSAGGGGKGMRLVRDAALLGEEIAAARREARASFGDDTLLVERWVDRPRHIEIQVLADAHGNVVHLGERECSLQRRHQKIIEEAPSVLLDEETRAAMGAAAVEAARSCGYVGAGTVEFIVPGSDPSSYYFMEMNTRLQVEHPVTELITGLDLVEWQLRVAAGEPLPFGQDDITLTGHAVEARICAEDPARGFLPSGGTVLLLREPSGDGVRTDSGLSEGTEVGSLYDPMLSKVIAYGPDRATALRKLRAALADTVILGVPTNAGFLRRLLAHPAVLAGELDTGLVEREAEGLVASEVPAEVYEAAALARIPHPAPSRNRGSAPDPAPQAPEGLNSWVDPFSVPNGWRLGGEAAWTVHHLRVPGHDPVVVRTRLTAEGDVEVDHGGSRGRSPLVAGRGGLGEPPAGPHRHHRAGTWLGRDGDAWEVRDHDPVEAALTGATHAGADALTAPMPGTVTVVKVAPGDRVAAGQSLLVVEAMKMEHVISAPHAGTVTELDVAPGTTVAMDQVLAVVVPDETAEEAS from the coding sequence ATGTTCGAGACAGTCCTCGTGGCCAACCGGGGCGAGATCGCCGTCCGCGTCATCCGCACGCTGCGCTCCCTCGGCGTCCGCTCGGTGGCCGTCTTCTCCGACGCGGACGCCGACGCCCGGCACGTGCGCGAGGCCGACACGGCCGTGCGCCTCGGCCCGGCGCCCGCGAGCGAGAGCTACCTCTCGGTGGAGCGCCTCCTCGCCGCGGCCGCCGCGTCCGGCGCCCGGGCGGTCCACCCCGGCTACGGCTTCCTCGCGGAGAACGCCGCCTTCGCGCAGGCCTGCGCGGACGCCGGGCTCGTCTTCATCGGGCCGCCCGCCGCGGCGATCGACCTGATGGGCGACAAGATCCGCGCCAAGGAGACCGTGCGCGCGGCCGGGGTCCCCGTGGTGCCCGGCTCCTCGGGCAGCGGCCTCACCGACGCCCAGCTCACCGCCGCCGCGCGGGAGATCGGCACCCCGGTCCTGCTCAAGCCGTCCGCGGGCGGCGGCGGCAAGGGCATGCGCCTGGTCCGCGACGCCGCGCTGCTCGGCGAGGAGATCGCCGCCGCGCGGCGCGAGGCGCGCGCCTCCTTCGGCGACGACACCCTGCTCGTCGAGCGCTGGGTCGACCGCCCCCGGCACATCGAGATCCAGGTCCTCGCCGACGCCCACGGCAACGTGGTGCACCTGGGCGAGCGCGAGTGCTCCCTCCAGCGCCGCCACCAGAAGATCATCGAGGAGGCGCCCAGCGTCCTGCTCGACGAGGAGACGCGCGCCGCGATGGGCGCCGCCGCCGTCGAGGCCGCGCGCTCCTGCGGCTACGTCGGCGCGGGCACGGTCGAGTTCATCGTGCCGGGCAGCGACCCGTCCTCGTACTACTTCATGGAGATGAACACCCGCCTCCAGGTGGAGCACCCGGTCACCGAGCTGATCACGGGGCTCGACCTGGTGGAGTGGCAGCTGCGGGTTGCGGCGGGCGAGCCGCTGCCCTTCGGGCAGGACGACATCACGCTGACCGGGCACGCGGTGGAGGCCCGCATCTGCGCCGAGGACCCGGCCCGCGGCTTCCTGCCGTCCGGCGGCACGGTCCTGCTGCTGCGCGAGCCCTCCGGCGACGGCGTGCGCACCGACTCCGGCCTCAGCGAGGGCACGGAGGTCGGCAGCCTGTACGACCCGATGCTGTCCAAGGTGATCGCGTACGGCCCCGACCGGGCGACGGCCCTGCGCAAGCTGCGCGCGGCGCTCGCGGACACGGTGATCCTGGGCGTGCCGACGAACGCGGGCTTCCTGCGGCGCTTGCTGGCCCACCCGGCGGTGCTGGCCGGGGAGCTGGACACGGGCCTGGTGGAGCGGGAGGCCGAGGGGCTTGTCGCCTCGGAGGTACCGGCTGAGGTGTACGAAGCCGCGGCGCTGGCACGTATCCCCCACCCCGCCCCTTCCCGAAACCGGGGCTCCGCCCCGGACCCCGCTCCTCAAGCGCCGGAGGGGCTGAATTCGTGGGTCGACCCCTTCTCCGTACCCAACGGGTGGCGCCTCGGCGGCGAAGCCGCGTGGACCGTGCACCACCTCCGGGTACCGGGACACGACCCGGTCGTCGTCCGCACCCGGCTCACCGCCGAAGGCGATGTCGAGGTCGACCATGGGGGGTCCAGGGGGCGCAGCCCCCTGGTTGCGGGAAGGGGCGGGCTTGGGGAGCCCCCGGCAGGGCCCCACCGCCACCACCGCGCCGGAACCTGGCTCGGCCGGGACGGCGACGCCTGGGAGGTCCGGGACCACGACCCGGTGGAGGCCGCGCTCACCGGCGCGACCCACGCGGGAGCGGACGCCCTGACCGCCCCGATGCCCGGCACCGTCACCGTCGTCAAGGTCGCCCCCGGCGACCGGGTGGCGGCGGGCCAGAGCCTGCTCGTCGTGGAGGCGATGAAGATGGAGCACGTCATCTCCGCGCCGCACGCGGGCACCGTCACCGAGCTCGACGTCGCCCCGGGCACCACGGTCGCCATGGACCAGGTCCTGGCCGTGGTGGTGCCCGACGAGACCGCCGAGGAGGCGTCGTGA
- a CDS encoding hydroxymethylglutaryl-CoA lyase: MTAPGLPMAVPARGLPARVRIHEVGARDGLQNEKATVPTEVKAEFVHRLADAGLTTIEATSFVHPRWVPQLADAERLFPLLGDIEGVHLPVLVPNDRGLDRALALGARRVAVFASATESFAKANLNRTVDEALAMFEPVVARAKAAQDAHDHVHVRGYLSMCFGDPWEGPVPVAQVVRVCKALMDMGCDELSLGDTIGVATPGHVLALLAALDEQGVPTDRIGVHFHDTYGQALANTLAALQHGVTTVDASAGGLGGCPYAKSATGNLATEDLVWMLHGLGIETGVDLGRLTDTSVWMATQLGRPSPSRTVRALSHKEP, translated from the coding sequence GTGACCGCCCCCGGCCTGCCCATGGCCGTCCCCGCGCGGGGCCTGCCGGCCCGGGTCCGCATCCACGAGGTCGGCGCCCGCGACGGCCTGCAGAACGAGAAGGCGACGGTCCCCACCGAGGTCAAGGCGGAGTTCGTGCACCGCCTGGCCGACGCGGGCCTGACCACGATCGAGGCCACGAGCTTCGTGCACCCCCGGTGGGTGCCCCAACTGGCGGACGCCGAGCGGCTCTTCCCGCTGCTCGGCGACATCGAGGGCGTGCACCTGCCGGTCCTTGTCCCCAACGACCGCGGCCTGGACCGCGCGCTCGCCCTCGGCGCCCGCCGCGTCGCCGTGTTCGCCAGCGCCACCGAGTCCTTCGCCAAGGCCAACCTGAACCGCACGGTGGACGAGGCCCTGGCGATGTTCGAGCCGGTGGTGGCCCGCGCCAAGGCGGCACAGGACGCGCACGACCACGTCCACGTGCGCGGCTACCTCTCCATGTGCTTCGGCGACCCCTGGGAGGGCCCGGTCCCCGTCGCCCAGGTCGTCCGCGTCTGCAAGGCGCTCATGGACATGGGCTGTGACGAGCTGAGCCTCGGCGACACCATCGGCGTGGCCACGCCGGGCCACGTCCTGGCGCTGCTCGCCGCGCTCGACGAACAGGGCGTGCCGACGGACCGGATCGGCGTGCACTTCCACGACACGTACGGCCAGGCCCTCGCCAACACCCTCGCCGCGCTCCAGCACGGCGTGACCACCGTCGACGCCTCCGCGGGCGGCCTCGGCGGCTGCCCCTACGCCAAGAGCGCCACCGGGAACCTCGCCACCGAAGACCTCGTGTGGATGCTGCACGGCCTCGGCATCGAGACCGGGGTCGACCTCGGCCGCCTCACCGACACCAGCGTGTGGATGGCCACCCAGTTGGGCCGACCGAGCCCGTCCCGCACCGTGCGTGCCCTCTCCCACAAGGAGCCGTGA
- a CDS encoding acyl-CoA dehydrogenase family protein: MDHRLSPEHEELRRTVEAFANDVVAPKIGDYYERHEFPYEIVREMGRMGLFGLPFPEEYGGMGGDYLALGIALEELARVDSSVAITLEAGVSLGAMPLHLFGTDEQKRTWLPRLCSGELLGAFGLTEPGAGSDAGGTRTTARLDEATGEWVVNGTKCFITNSGTDITGLVTVTAVTGRTDAGKPLISSIIVPSGTPGFTVAAPYSKVGWNASDTRELSFADVRVPKANLLGEQGRGYAQFLRILDEGRVAIAALATGLAQGCVDQSVKYAKERHTFGRPIGSNQAIQFKIADMEMKAHTSRLAWRDAASRLVSGEPFKKEAALAKLYSSTIAVDNAREATQIHGGYGFMNEYPVARMWRDSKILEIGEGTSEVQRMLIARELGLTS; this comes from the coding sequence ATGGACCACCGCCTCTCCCCAGAGCACGAGGAACTCCGGCGCACCGTCGAGGCGTTCGCGAACGACGTGGTCGCCCCGAAGATCGGCGACTACTACGAGCGGCACGAGTTCCCGTACGAGATCGTGCGCGAGATGGGCCGCATGGGCCTGTTCGGCCTGCCGTTCCCGGAGGAGTACGGCGGCATGGGCGGCGACTACCTGGCGCTCGGCATCGCCCTGGAGGAGCTGGCGCGGGTCGACTCCTCCGTCGCGATCACCCTGGAGGCGGGCGTCTCGCTGGGCGCGATGCCGCTGCACCTCTTCGGCACCGACGAGCAGAAGCGCACCTGGCTGCCGCGGCTGTGCTCGGGCGAGCTGCTCGGCGCGTTCGGGCTCACCGAGCCCGGCGCGGGCTCGGACGCGGGCGGCACCCGGACGACGGCGCGCCTGGACGAGGCCACCGGCGAATGGGTCGTCAACGGCACGAAGTGCTTCATCACCAACTCCGGCACCGACATCACGGGCCTGGTCACGGTCACGGCCGTCACCGGCCGCACCGACGCGGGCAAGCCGCTGATCTCCTCGATCATCGTGCCGTCCGGGACGCCGGGCTTCACGGTGGCGGCGCCGTACTCGAAGGTCGGCTGGAACGCGTCGGACACCCGGGAGCTGTCCTTCGCGGACGTGCGCGTGCCGAAGGCCAACCTCCTCGGCGAGCAGGGCCGCGGCTACGCCCAGTTCCTGCGCATCCTCGACGAGGGCCGCGTCGCCATCGCCGCGCTCGCGACGGGGCTCGCGCAGGGCTGTGTGGACCAGTCCGTGAAGTACGCCAAGGAGCGGCACACCTTCGGGCGGCCGATCGGCTCCAACCAGGCCATCCAGTTCAAGATCGCCGACATGGAGATGAAGGCCCACACCTCCCGCCTCGCCTGGCGCGACGCGGCGTCCCGGCTCGTCTCCGGGGAGCCCTTCAAGAAGGAGGCGGCCCTCGCCAAGCTCTACTCCTCGACGATCGCCGTCGACAACGCCCGCGAGGCCACCCAGATCCACGGGGGCTACGGCTTCATGAACGAGTACCCCGTGGCCCGCATGTGGCGGGACTCCAAGATCCTCGAAATCGGCGAGGGCACGAGCGAGGTCCAGCGCATGCTGATCGCCCGGGAACTGGGCCTGACGAGCTGA